A genomic stretch from Bradyrhizobium quebecense includes:
- a CDS encoding ABC transporter ATP-binding protein has product MDSLIESSSLTDVEPDTIAVRNVNLSLGTGAARVHILKDISLRVAAGEAIGLIGPSGSGKSTLLMVMAGLERPDSGEVVVDGTSFNALDEDALARFRGRQVGIVFQSFHLIPTMTALENVAVPLELAGNPDAAARAAQELQSVGLGERLHHYPTQLSGGEQQRVAIARALAPDPAILVADEPTGNLDETTGKQIIDLLFTKHTERGMTLVLVTHDLSLAQRCDRVVRLRSGRIDGQSTT; this is encoded by the coding sequence ATGGACAGTCTCATCGAATCCTCTTCACTGACCGACGTCGAGCCGGACACCATTGCCGTCAGGAACGTCAATCTCTCGCTCGGCACCGGCGCGGCACGGGTCCATATCCTCAAGGATATCAGCCTTCGTGTGGCAGCGGGTGAGGCCATCGGCCTGATCGGCCCGTCGGGTTCGGGCAAGTCGACCTTGCTGATGGTGATGGCGGGGCTTGAACGTCCTGACAGCGGAGAAGTGGTCGTCGACGGCACGTCGTTCAATGCCCTCGATGAAGATGCGCTGGCGCGCTTCCGCGGCCGCCAGGTCGGCATCGTCTTCCAGTCGTTCCATCTGATCCCGACCATGACGGCGCTGGAGAACGTCGCCGTGCCGCTCGAGCTCGCCGGTAATCCCGATGCCGCCGCGCGCGCCGCGCAGGAGCTGCAATCGGTCGGACTCGGCGAACGGCTGCACCACTATCCGACGCAGCTGTCCGGCGGCGAGCAGCAGCGCGTCGCGATCGCGCGTGCGCTCGCGCCCGATCCTGCGATCCTGGTCGCCGACGAGCCGACCGGAAATCTCGACGAGACGACGGGAAAGCAGATCATCGACCTGCTCTTCACCAAGCACACCGAGCGCGGCATGACGCTGGTGCTGGTGACGCACGACCTTTCGCTCGCACAGCGCTGCGACCGCGTCGTGCGGCTGCGCTCCGGCCGCATCGACGGACAATCCACCACATGA
- a CDS encoding arylesterase, with protein MHILVLLMGLMTAASAQTPGPENGPAKPIKMVVLGDSLSAGYGLPAAAAFPVRLQKALETKGVKVNMTNAGVSGDTASGGRERLDWSVADGTDAVIVELGANDALRGIDPAVTRAALSDIITKLQARKIAVLLCGMLAPPNYGSEYAAKFNAIYPDLSKSLGVPLYPFFLDGVAADAKLNQADGMHPTAEGVDIVVKNMLPTVEAFLGALSGQRS; from the coding sequence GTGCACATACTCGTGTTGCTTATGGGCTTGATGACGGCAGCAAGCGCGCAGACGCCAGGACCGGAGAATGGCCCGGCGAAACCGATCAAGATGGTGGTTCTGGGCGATTCCCTGAGCGCCGGTTACGGCCTTCCGGCCGCGGCGGCATTCCCGGTCCGGCTGCAAAAAGCCTTGGAAACCAAGGGGGTAAAGGTCAATATGACCAATGCCGGGGTATCCGGCGACACCGCCTCAGGGGGGCGCGAGCGGCTCGACTGGTCGGTGGCTGACGGAACTGACGCCGTGATCGTCGAGCTCGGCGCCAATGATGCGCTGCGCGGCATCGATCCCGCGGTCACGCGTGCCGCGCTGTCCGACATCATCACAAAGTTGCAGGCGCGCAAGATCGCCGTGCTCTTGTGCGGCATGCTCGCGCCACCGAACTATGGCAGCGAGTATGCGGCGAAGTTCAACGCGATCTATCCGGATCTCTCGAAGTCGCTGGGCGTGCCGCTCTATCCGTTCTTCCTTGACGGCGTTGCTGCCGATGCCAAGCTCAATCAGGCTGACGGCATGCATCCGACGGCGGAAGGTGTGGACATCGTCGTGAAGAACATGCTGCCCACGGTGGAGGCATTTCTCGGCGCATTATCAGGGCAACGCAGTTGA
- the thpR gene encoding RNA 2',3'-cyclic phosphodiesterase, with product MPRLFTGLEIPADIGQTLSSLRGGLPGARWIDPENYHVTLRFIGDIDGLWANEIATMLFRVNRKPFEVKLQGLSSFGGRKPRAVVAAVEPSRPLIELQAELERMMQRMGFDPEGRKFTPHVTLARLHDASSQDVADYLSVRGYFPSRSFLADRFVLFSSRASTGGGPYVVEDSYALCA from the coding sequence ATGCCGCGTCTGTTCACTGGTCTGGAAATTCCGGCCGATATCGGCCAAACCCTCTCCAGCTTGCGTGGCGGCCTTCCCGGCGCACGCTGGATCGATCCCGAAAATTATCACGTCACTCTGCGCTTCATCGGCGACATCGATGGCCTCTGGGCCAACGAGATCGCGACGATGCTGTTTCGGGTAAATCGAAAACCGTTCGAGGTCAAGCTGCAGGGCCTGTCGAGCTTCGGTGGACGCAAGCCGCGCGCGGTGGTTGCCGCCGTCGAGCCCAGTCGGCCGCTGATCGAACTGCAGGCCGAACTCGAGCGGATGATGCAGCGGATGGGGTTCGATCCCGAGGGCAGGAAATTCACGCCCCATGTCACGCTCGCGCGTTTGCATGACGCTTCGAGCCAGGACGTCGCGGATTATCTGTCGGTGCGCGGCTACTTCCCGAGCCGCAGCTTCTTGGCGGATCGCTTCGTGCTGTTCTCGTCGCGCGCGTCGACAGGCGGCGGCCCCTACGTGGTCGAGGATTCCTACGCGCTCTGCGCGTGA
- the zapE gene encoding cell division protein ZapE, with the protein MLSTSPSSFLEHYKSLVASGAIEADPAQAQAAEAFGALEERLASYKPQRKQSLLGRLFGGDKDDTPPRGLYVHGEVGRGKTMLMDLFFQQSPVEHKRRAHFHEFMAEAHERIYGYRQQIARGEIADGDVIALTAQAIFDETWLLCFDEFHVTDIADAMILGRLFAKLFDFGTVVVATSNVAPDDLYKGGLNRALFLPFIAQISDHMDVLRLDARTDFRLEKLVGVKMWLVPADDAARDVLNAAWRKMTGNAPCKARLIEIKKRLLTVPCSSHGVARFSFADLCEKPLAASDYLRLAHDYHTILIDHIPVMDYAEHNAAKRFISLIDTLYDNAVKLMASAEADPVSLYLATDGIEAMEFKRTSSRLIEMSSESYLALPHGRKDSAASGSSTGLVET; encoded by the coding sequence ATGCTGTCCACCTCGCCCAGTTCCTTTCTCGAGCACTACAAGTCCCTGGTCGCCTCCGGCGCGATCGAGGCCGATCCGGCGCAGGCGCAAGCCGCCGAGGCGTTCGGCGCGCTGGAGGAGCGGCTCGCGAGCTACAAGCCGCAGCGCAAGCAGAGCCTGCTCGGACGGCTGTTCGGCGGCGACAAGGACGACACGCCGCCGCGCGGCCTCTATGTCCATGGTGAGGTCGGCCGCGGCAAGACCATGCTGATGGACCTGTTCTTCCAGCAGAGCCCGGTCGAGCACAAGCGCCGCGCCCATTTCCACGAATTCATGGCCGAGGCGCATGAGCGCATCTATGGCTACCGCCAGCAGATCGCGCGCGGCGAGATCGCGGACGGCGACGTGATCGCGCTCACCGCGCAGGCGATCTTCGACGAGACCTGGCTGCTCTGCTTCGACGAATTCCACGTCACCGACATCGCGGATGCGATGATCCTCGGGCGGCTGTTCGCAAAGCTGTTTGATTTCGGCACTGTCGTGGTCGCGACCTCGAACGTCGCGCCTGATGATCTCTACAAGGGCGGTCTCAATCGCGCGCTGTTCCTGCCGTTCATCGCGCAGATTTCCGACCACATGGATGTGCTGCGGCTCGATGCACGCACCGACTTCCGGCTCGAGAAGCTCGTCGGCGTGAAGATGTGGCTCGTGCCCGCGGATGACGCGGCTCGCGATGTGCTCAATGCGGCGTGGCGCAAGATGACTGGCAACGCGCCGTGCAAGGCGCGCCTTATCGAGATCAAAAAGCGTTTGCTGACTGTGCCGTGCTCGTCGCATGGCGTCGCGCGCTTCAGCTTCGCCGATCTCTGCGAGAAGCCGCTTGCCGCGTCCGATTACCTCAGGCTCGCGCACGACTACCACACGATCCTGATCGACCATATTCCGGTGATGGATTACGCCGAGCACAACGCCGCCAAGCGCTTCATCTCGCTGATCGACACGCTCTATGACAATGCCGTGAAGCTGATGGCCTCGGCCGAGGCCGATCCGGTGTCGCTGTACCTTGCGACCGACGGCATCGAGGCGATGGAGTTCAAGCGCACGTCCTCGCGCCTGATCGAGATGAGCTCGGAATCCTATCTGGCGCTGCCGCACGGCCGCAAGGACTCCGCGGCCAGCGGCTCGTCGACCGGCCTGGTCGAGACCTGA
- the mdh gene encoding malate dehydrogenase has translation MARDKIALIGSGQIGGTLAHLVGLKELGDVVLFDIAEGVPQGKALDIAQSSPVDGFDSNLVGANSYEALDGAKVCIVTAGVPRKPGMSRDDLLSINLKVMEQVGAGIKKYAPDAFVICITNPLDAMVWALQKASGLPHKKVVGMAGVLDSARFRYFLADEFNVSVEDVTAFVLGGHGDTMVPLTRYSTVAGIPLPDLVKMGWTSQARIDEIVDRTRNGGAEIVNLLKTGSAFYAPAASAIQMAESYLRDKKRVLPCAAYLNGEYGVKDMYVGVPTVIGSKGVERIVEIELAGKDREAFDKSVGAVQGLVDACKKIAPDLLGK, from the coding sequence ATGGCACGCGACAAGATTGCACTGATTGGCTCCGGACAGATCGGCGGAACGCTGGCGCACCTCGTTGGCCTCAAGGAACTCGGAGACGTCGTGCTGTTCGATATCGCCGAGGGTGTGCCGCAGGGCAAAGCGCTCGACATCGCGCAGTCGTCGCCGGTTGACGGCTTCGACTCCAACCTGGTCGGCGCCAACTCCTATGAAGCGCTCGACGGCGCCAAGGTCTGCATCGTCACCGCGGGCGTGCCGCGCAAGCCCGGCATGAGCCGCGACGATCTGCTGTCGATCAACCTCAAGGTCATGGAGCAGGTCGGCGCCGGCATCAAGAAGTACGCGCCCGACGCCTTCGTCATCTGCATCACCAACCCGCTGGATGCGATGGTCTGGGCGCTGCAGAAGGCCTCGGGCCTGCCGCACAAGAAGGTGGTCGGCATGGCCGGCGTGCTCGACTCCGCGCGCTTCCGCTATTTCCTGGCCGACGAGTTCAACGTCTCGGTCGAAGACGTCACTGCCTTCGTGCTCGGTGGCCACGGCGACACCATGGTGCCGCTGACCCGCTACTCGACCGTTGCCGGCATTCCGCTGCCCGACCTGGTCAAGATGGGCTGGACCTCGCAGGCCCGTATCGACGAGATCGTCGACCGCACCCGCAATGGCGGCGCCGAGATCGTCAACCTGCTCAAGACCGGCTCGGCCTTCTACGCGCCGGCGGCGTCCGCGATCCAGATGGCCGAGAGCTATCTGAGGGACAAGAAGCGCGTGCTGCCTTGCGCCGCCTATCTCAACGGCGAGTACGGCGTGAAGGACATGTATGTCGGCGTGCCGACCGTGATCGGCTCCAAGGGCGTCGAGCGCATCGTCGAGATCGAACTCGCCGGCAAGGACCGTGAGGCCTTCGACAAGTCGGTCGGCGCGGTGCAGGGCCTCGTCGACGCCTGCAAGAAGATCGCGCCCGATCTGCTCGGCAAGTAA
- the sucC gene encoding ADP-forming succinate--CoA ligase subunit beta — MNIHEYQAKALLHEFGVPISRGVPVLKPEDADAAAKQLPGPIWVVKSQIHAGGRGKGKFKEASAGDKGGVRIAKSVAEVDEFAKQMLGATLVTVQTGPHGKQVNRLYIEEGSDIDKEFYLSILVNRETSEISFVVSTEGGVNIEDVAHSTPEKIVSFSVDPATGIMPHHGRTVAEALKLKGDLAKQAEKLTGQLYAAFAAKDMAMLEINPLVVTKQGQLRVLDAKVSFDSNALYRHPDVVALRDESEEDAKEIEASKYDLNYVALDGTIGCMVNGAGLAMATMDIIKLYGMEPANFLDVGGGASAEKVAAAFKIITADPNVRGILVNIFGGIMKCDVIAEGVVAAVKQVGLKVPLVVRLEGTNVEQGKKIIRDSGLNVVPADNLDDAAQKIVKAVKGG, encoded by the coding sequence ATGAATATCCACGAATACCAGGCCAAGGCTCTGCTGCACGAATTCGGCGTGCCGATCTCGCGCGGCGTGCCGGTGCTGAAGCCGGAAGATGCCGATGCGGCGGCCAAGCAGCTTCCCGGCCCGATCTGGGTGGTGAAGAGCCAGATCCATGCCGGCGGCCGCGGCAAGGGCAAGTTCAAGGAGGCATCCGCCGGCGACAAGGGCGGTGTCCGCATCGCCAAGTCGGTTGCCGAGGTCGACGAATTCGCCAAGCAGATGCTCGGCGCGACGCTGGTCACGGTGCAGACCGGCCCGCACGGCAAGCAGGTCAACCGCCTCTACATCGAGGAAGGCTCCGACATCGACAAGGAGTTCTACCTCTCGATCCTGGTCAATCGCGAGACCTCCGAGATTTCTTTCGTGGTGTCGACCGAGGGCGGCGTCAACATCGAGGACGTCGCGCATTCGACGCCGGAAAAGATCGTCTCGTTCTCGGTCGATCCCGCCACCGGCATCATGCCTCACCACGGCCGCACGGTTGCCGAGGCGCTGAAGCTGAAGGGCGATCTCGCCAAGCAGGCCGAGAAGCTGACCGGTCAGCTCTATGCAGCGTTCGCCGCCAAGGACATGGCGATGCTCGAGATCAATCCGCTCGTCGTCACCAAGCAGGGCCAGCTTCGCGTGCTCGACGCCAAGGTATCGTTCGACAGCAACGCGCTCTACCGTCACCCGGACGTGGTCGCGCTGCGCGACGAGTCCGAGGAGGACGCCAAGGAGATCGAGGCGTCGAAATATGACCTCAACTATGTCGCGCTCGACGGCACGATCGGGTGCATGGTCAACGGCGCCGGCCTCGCCATGGCGACGATGGACATCATCAAGCTCTACGGCATGGAGCCGGCGAACTTCCTCGACGTCGGCGGCGGCGCCAGCGCGGAGAAGGTTGCGGCTGCCTTCAAGATCATCACCGCTGATCCGAACGTGAGGGGCATCCTGGTCAACATCTTCGGCGGCATCATGAAGTGCGACGTGATTGCCGAGGGCGTGGTCGCCGCGGTGAAGCAGGTCGGCCTCAAGGTGCCGCTCGTGGTGCGCCTCGAAGGCACCAATGTCGAGCAGGGCAAGAAGATCATCCGCGACAGCGGCCTCAACGTCGTGCCCGCCGACAATCTCGATGACGCCGCACAGAAGATCGTGAAAGCCGTCAAGGGAGGCTAA